A region from the Nesterenkonia lacusekhoensis genome encodes:
- a CDS encoding GNAT family N-acetyltransferase, translating to MHRATSGAVRVLESTDTPALLRLLERDPAHHVSVLASVRSRGTAAPGRGRIAAMLLGIDDPEHPGELASACWVGSNITPVHAGPAEGELFGLALRALRRRVSSVYGDAEAVLELHDAAGWVNVREVRADQPLLSIDVPSAIEPMPEVRPSRLEEFDAVEQASAAMFTEELGFSPYTQGVSEYQQRVRSLISGGYSLIAVGQDGEIIFKAEFGAVSREVVQVQGVWVHPEHRGRGLAASGMSAVVDYGLKLAPVVSLYVNGYNTAALRTYQRVGFRREGTFATILF from the coding sequence GTGCACCGCGCCACCTCTGGTGCGGTGCGCGTCCTCGAGTCGACCGACACCCCGGCGCTGCTGCGCCTGCTGGAGCGTGACCCTGCCCACCATGTCTCCGTGCTGGCCTCAGTGCGCAGCCGCGGAACCGCCGCGCCGGGTCGGGGCCGCATCGCAGCCATGCTGCTGGGTATCGACGACCCTGAGCATCCGGGGGAGCTGGCCTCCGCCTGCTGGGTGGGGTCCAATATCACTCCGGTCCATGCCGGCCCGGCTGAGGGTGAGCTCTTCGGGCTCGCGCTGCGGGCCCTGCGCCGTCGGGTCTCCTCCGTCTACGGAGACGCCGAGGCGGTGCTCGAGCTCCACGATGCCGCCGGCTGGGTCAACGTGCGGGAGGTCCGCGCTGACCAGCCGCTGCTGTCTATCGATGTGCCCTCTGCGATCGAACCCATGCCCGAGGTCCGCCCCTCCCGGCTCGAGGAGTTCGACGCCGTGGAACAGGCCAGCGCCGCCATGTTCACCGAGGAGTTGGGCTTCTCTCCCTACACCCAGGGCGTCTCGGAGTACCAGCAGCGGGTCCGCAGCCTCATCTCCGGGGGCTACTCACTGATCGCTGTGGGTCAGGACGGAGAGATCATCTTCAAAGCGGAGTTCGGTGCTGTGTCCCGCGAGGTCGTCCAGGTCCAGGGGGTGTGGGTCCACCCTGAGCACCGAGGACGTGGGCTGGCGGCGTCGGGAATGTCCGCCGTCGTCGACTACGGGCTGAAGCTGGCGCCGGTGGTGAGTCTCTACGTCAACGGATACAACACTGCCGCTCTTCGGACCTACCAGCGCGTGGGCTTCCGGCGTGAGGGCACCTTCGCGACCATACTGTTCTAG
- the ispG gene encoding flavodoxin-dependent (E)-4-hydroxy-3-methylbut-2-enyl-diphosphate synthase, whose protein sequence is MTAINLGMPAPPPPVLAPRRKTRNFQVGNVGVGSDHPISVQSMTTTKTHDINATLQQIAELTASGCDIVRVACPTDKDAQALPIIAKKSQIPVIADIHFQPKYVFAAIEAGCGAVRVNPGNIRQFDDQVGEISRAAKDAGVSLRIGVNAGSLDKRLLAKHGKATPEALVESAVWEASLFEEHDFHDFKISVKHSDPVVMTQAYQLLAERGDWPLHLGVTEAGPAFQGTIKSSTAFGALLSQGIGDTIRVSLSAPPAEEVKVGNQILESLNLRPRKLEIVSCPSCGRAQVDVYTLADEVTAGLEGMEVPLRVAVMGCVVNGPGEARDADLGVASGNGKGQIFVKGEVIKTVPEDQIVETLIDEANRLAAEMDAGDEGEAQAAGAPVVSVS, encoded by the coding sequence ATGACTGCGATCAATCTCGGTATGCCTGCTCCTCCGCCGCCGGTCCTCGCGCCGCGTCGGAAGACCCGCAACTTCCAGGTCGGCAACGTGGGAGTGGGCAGTGATCATCCGATCTCTGTCCAGTCGATGACCACCACCAAGACTCATGACATCAACGCGACCCTCCAACAGATCGCGGAGCTCACCGCCTCCGGCTGTGACATCGTCCGCGTCGCCTGCCCCACGGACAAGGATGCGCAGGCGCTGCCGATCATCGCGAAGAAGTCGCAGATCCCGGTCATCGCTGATATCCACTTCCAGCCGAAGTACGTCTTCGCCGCTATCGAGGCCGGCTGCGGTGCGGTCCGGGTGAACCCCGGCAACATCCGGCAGTTCGACGACCAGGTCGGCGAGATCTCCCGGGCCGCCAAGGATGCCGGGGTCTCCCTGCGCATCGGCGTCAACGCCGGATCCCTGGACAAGCGGCTGCTGGCCAAGCACGGCAAAGCCACTCCGGAGGCTCTGGTGGAGTCCGCAGTGTGGGAGGCCAGCCTCTTCGAGGAGCACGACTTCCACGACTTCAAGATCTCGGTGAAGCACTCTGACCCGGTGGTCATGACGCAGGCCTACCAGCTGCTCGCCGAGCGCGGCGATTGGCCGCTGCACCTCGGCGTGACGGAGGCCGGCCCTGCCTTCCAGGGCACCATCAAGTCCTCCACGGCCTTCGGCGCACTGCTCTCCCAGGGCATCGGAGACACCATCCGCGTCTCCCTCTCGGCTCCGCCGGCTGAGGAGGTCAAGGTGGGCAACCAGATCCTCGAGTCCCTGAACCTGCGCCCGCGCAAGCTCGAGATCGTCTCCTGCCCCTCCTGCGGCCGTGCCCAGGTGGACGTCTACACTCTGGCCGACGAGGTCACCGCTGGCCTGGAGGGCATGGAGGTCCCGCTGCGCGTGGCCGTCATGGGCTGCGTGGTCAACGGACCTGGCGAGGCTCGCGACGCCGACCTCGGCGTGGCCTCCGGCAACGGCAAGGGCCAGATCTTCGTCAAGGGCGAGGTCATCAAGACCGTGCCCGAGGACCAGATCGTCGAGACTCTCATCGACGAGGCCAACCGCCTCGCCGCTGAGATGGACGCCGGCGACGAGGGAGAGGCTCAGGCTGCGGGTGCCCCTGTGGTCTCGGTCAGCTGA
- a CDS encoding GntR family transcriptional regulator, with protein MSADQEEFPGLKEAFLQAPKHLGSTKRVTAALRECIVETRLGPGAWIREDAIAKLLGVSRTPIRDAISILVDEDLVVRLPNRGAQVAPLLMDDLIAAYALRQQVEGLAARLATIRTSPQLVAELRAVNQQLRAAIDTRDTDAWHAANMRFHAVLRAHTGNKYIERFGKHLDNVIRRFHGRTASQLSQPHDGFEEHEAIIEAIDKGNVDEAEKLSIAHMRSARATRFALMTGD; from the coding sequence ATGTCGGCGGACCAGGAAGAGTTTCCGGGCCTGAAGGAGGCTTTCCTCCAGGCGCCCAAACACCTGGGCAGCACCAAACGGGTGACAGCGGCCCTGAGGGAGTGCATCGTCGAGACCCGGCTCGGTCCGGGGGCCTGGATCCGTGAGGACGCCATCGCCAAGCTGCTCGGAGTGAGCCGCACGCCCATCCGCGATGCGATCAGCATCCTGGTGGATGAGGATCTAGTGGTCCGTCTGCCGAACAGGGGAGCCCAAGTCGCTCCCCTTCTCATGGACGACCTCATCGCTGCCTACGCCTTGAGGCAACAGGTCGAAGGTCTTGCCGCCCGGTTGGCGACCATCCGGACATCGCCTCAGCTGGTGGCCGAGCTGCGTGCCGTGAACCAGCAGCTGCGTGCTGCGATCGATACCCGCGACACCGATGCATGGCATGCGGCCAATATGAGGTTCCATGCCGTGCTGCGTGCTCACACCGGGAACAAATACATCGAACGGTTCGGAAAGCATCTGGACAATGTCATCCGGCGTTTCCACGGCCGCACAGCATCTCAGCTGAGCCAGCCCCATGACGGGTTCGAGGAGCACGAGGCGATCATCGAAGCGATCGACAAGGGCAACGTCGACGAGGCGGAGAAGCTGTCCATCGCTCATATGCGGAGCGCCCGCGCCACGCGCTTCGCTCTGATGACGGGTGACTGA
- a CDS encoding serine hydrolase: MFSETDVAQVAVLPVIELSGALPGLSFSVEAHHGGSAAQGEDRVHPFSGAGKLIFGTVLAELSVEDPSLLAAGVSLLDKHRGQARTGTLRLLSGDMSLSVDDAANLVLSTGDAAAALALLEFLDRRGVDLRQAAQELLTRLMLTSTQVTGLEGPQGSAGEGFLGTTTPQDLLRLLAYLCASMEGEERRSVMIAPEASRSVLRWMRGVFEPGGLASALPGHGPHRVPHWTVSGWESLSQGEDQGCASVLITHSSTAGWVCAAAFHPAWRTLSSVSSPRDVSAAFGTLGLSAYLNEQA; the protein is encoded by the coding sequence ATGTTCAGTGAGACCGATGTCGCCCAGGTCGCTGTGCTGCCGGTGATCGAGCTTTCTGGGGCGCTGCCCGGCCTCTCCTTCAGCGTCGAAGCGCATCACGGCGGCAGCGCAGCACAGGGGGAGGACCGTGTGCATCCCTTCTCGGGTGCGGGAAAACTCATCTTCGGCACTGTTCTCGCCGAACTGAGTGTGGAGGATCCGAGTCTTCTCGCCGCGGGCGTATCTTTGTTGGACAAACACCGGGGACAGGCGCGTACAGGAACGCTCAGGCTGCTCTCCGGGGATATGAGTCTCAGCGTCGACGATGCGGCGAATCTCGTGCTCTCCACCGGGGACGCGGCCGCTGCACTCGCTCTACTCGAGTTCCTCGACCGGCGGGGAGTCGACCTCCGGCAGGCTGCCCAGGAGCTGCTCACGCGGCTGATGCTGACAAGCACACAGGTGACAGGGCTGGAGGGGCCGCAGGGCTCGGCCGGAGAAGGGTTCCTGGGGACCACGACGCCTCAGGATCTCCTCCGTCTGCTGGCCTACCTCTGCGCCTCGATGGAAGGGGAGGAGAGGCGGTCTGTGATGATCGCTCCGGAGGCCTCCCGCTCCGTCCTGAGGTGGATGCGCGGGGTCTTTGAACCGGGAGGTCTGGCCAGCGCACTGCCCGGGCACGGTCCCCATCGGGTGCCACATTGGACGGTCTCTGGATGGGAGAGCCTGTCTCAGGGGGAGGATCAAGGGTGCGCATCGGTGTTGATCACCCATTCGAGCACTGCCGGATGGGTCTGCGCCGCGGCGTTCCATCCCGCTTGGAGAACTCTCTCCTCAGTCAGCTCTCCCCGGGACGTCTCGGCGGCCTTCGGCACCCTTGGATTGTCCGCCTATCTCAACGAGCAGGCATAA
- a CDS encoding serine hydrolase: MRKSLDDLGRHIEGLAEHYPFDLHWQIRPVGTHDAVGRKADQTVASFSTRKVSVMLACLALVEEGRLSLDQTLTIRPEMKEGVQAGIMRNLSSGIELTLRDSLIQVMSTSDNICTQLVFEAIGSVESDPLQWVNDYCAWVGLYSTMHREIFPRSAEFTWSHSLDSVTVTTAADQCLLLERLGRGCRSEEGAEVLRLSSEQCRFALGAMTTIFTPALGISTRDIQFAEKNGRGLRGLSQVGLALRDGREPLAAVAIYAESIPTTLPNRVPGRVAAFDLFARVGIAVEEWSYVQ; the protein is encoded by the coding sequence GTGAGAAAGAGTTTGGATGACCTGGGCAGGCACATCGAAGGGCTTGCCGAACACTATCCCTTCGACCTGCATTGGCAGATCCGCCCGGTCGGGACCCACGATGCCGTCGGCCGCAAGGCAGACCAGACCGTGGCGTCTTTCAGTACCCGGAAGGTCAGTGTGATGCTTGCCTGCCTGGCTCTGGTGGAAGAGGGCAGACTCTCGCTCGATCAGACCCTCACCATCCGGCCTGAGATGAAGGAAGGTGTCCAGGCGGGGATCATGCGCAACCTTTCAAGCGGCATCGAGCTCACTCTCCGCGACTCTCTCATCCAAGTCATGAGCACCAGCGACAACATCTGCACCCAACTGGTGTTCGAGGCTATCGGCTCGGTGGAATCTGATCCTCTGCAGTGGGTCAACGACTACTGTGCCTGGGTGGGTCTGTACTCCACGATGCACCGGGAGATCTTCCCCCGCAGTGCGGAGTTCACATGGAGCCATTCCTTGGATTCAGTGACGGTGACCACCGCTGCAGATCAGTGCCTCCTGCTGGAGAGGCTCGGACGAGGATGCCGGAGCGAAGAAGGAGCGGAAGTCCTACGTCTCTCCTCGGAGCAGTGCCGGTTCGCCCTTGGAGCCATGACGACGATCTTCACCCCCGCTCTGGGCATCTCCACCCGAGATATACAGTTCGCGGAGAAGAATGGCCGTGGCCTCCGCGGCCTGTCCCAGGTCGGACTGGCGCTGAGGGATGGCAGGGAACCTCTGGCAGCCGTTGCGATCTATGCGGAGTCCATCCCCACGACCCTGCCGAATCGGGTGCCCGGGCGGGTGGCCGCCTTCGACCTGTTCGCCCGTGTGGGCATCGCCGTGGAGGAGTGGTCCTATGTTCAGTGA
- a CDS encoding ABC transporter substrate-binding protein — translation MKIRSQAALLTLGALTLSACGGGTEGTAEEGEDLVIDGQTIATAELLEEAREEGTFTFYTASGEAGEQFLLDEFEELTGITGEVIRIVPSRLNERALSEHGSGQLAADVIRTSGWDMIDELSEAGVFEQLNLPEDFDFPEEAVHEEGLYYTSYNRPYLIGYNEMEHEGEPPTSWDDLLTLEPSGAVEITASGTSQELVRFQREVMGDDWLTEQADTDVRVFDSASPLTDAMARGEIVSGPVPSTVGLSAAEEGAPIAMVAPDEGFPVNQVVIGLTEQAENSAAAEVFINWTLSTEGQSFATEVGDYPVNSEVGLPGLGDTELPPLDDERVWTISKDDYLEHYQDDADFWHGLFN, via the coding sequence ATGAAGATCCGATCTCAAGCCGCCCTGCTCACTCTGGGAGCCCTGACACTTTCTGCCTGCGGAGGCGGAACGGAGGGGACTGCTGAGGAAGGGGAGGACCTGGTCATCGACGGACAGACCATCGCCACAGCCGAGCTCCTAGAGGAGGCCCGGGAAGAAGGGACCTTCACCTTCTACACGGCTTCGGGAGAAGCCGGGGAACAGTTCCTCCTCGATGAGTTCGAGGAGCTCACCGGGATCACCGGAGAAGTGATCCGGATCGTTCCGAGCCGCTTGAACGAACGGGCGCTCAGCGAACATGGGTCCGGACAGCTTGCCGCGGACGTCATCCGGACCTCCGGGTGGGACATGATCGACGAACTCTCCGAAGCTGGGGTCTTTGAGCAGCTTAATCTTCCCGAGGACTTCGACTTCCCCGAGGAGGCTGTGCATGAGGAGGGGCTCTACTACACCTCGTACAACCGGCCCTACCTTATCGGATACAACGAGATGGAACATGAAGGTGAGCCCCCGACCAGCTGGGATGACCTGCTGACGCTGGAGCCCTCCGGCGCCGTGGAGATCACTGCGTCAGGCACTTCGCAGGAGCTGGTCCGATTCCAACGGGAGGTGATGGGCGATGATTGGTTGACGGAGCAGGCAGACACCGATGTGCGGGTGTTCGATTCAGCGTCTCCGCTGACCGACGCCATGGCCCGGGGAGAGATCGTCTCAGGGCCGGTCCCCTCCACGGTCGGGCTCTCCGCGGCGGAAGAGGGTGCCCCCATCGCGATGGTGGCCCCGGACGAAGGCTTCCCCGTCAACCAGGTGGTCATCGGTCTGACGGAGCAGGCAGAGAACTCCGCAGCCGCTGAGGTCTTCATCAACTGGACGCTGTCCACGGAAGGGCAGTCGTTCGCCACAGAGGTCGGTGACTACCCGGTGAACTCCGAGGTTGGGCTGCCCGGATTGGGGGACACCGAACTGCCGCCCCTCGACGATGAGAGGGTCTGGACCATCTCCAAAGACGATTACCTCGAGCACTACCAGGACGACGCCGACTTCTGGCACGGCCTGTTCAACTGA
- a CDS encoding ABC transporter permease: protein MVQTPHPTRRSLTPSNLLSLGVIAALIVLIGFPIALVIFAAVTDVLPRPGNLSLENLSTDSLSSLFSAATASAATNSFIAATTSALLSLFLGVGLALLAARTNVRFRRFVFLAGLAPMFMPAFVAALAWSVLAGPTGLANALLRDLGAEPFVNIYSFPGFIFILGVYNSPYVFLMVYSALRLMNTDLEDAAVIHGAPIQTAIRKVTLSLMTPAILGSTLLAFTISIENFPVAQFIARPGGVDTLPTLIYRYMSMSPSRGNDAAAIAIVLVLAVALVVLLQRWYLARKDFATVSGKGSKSKLVSLGKWRTPALLAAMLYFLVSVVLPVLSLIVIATYSSPYIQTISGMAEAGSFSMDRFTGVFEDRQIRSAIGNSITVSLLVAVIGTAFCFLCSYLTYRTKAPARRWIEYLAMTPLAVPAIVLGMGLLWTWLILPLPVYGTIALLVIAFIASLLPQGFRGSSASILQFNSDLEDAAVMHGAGRTKAVVTITAPLLRTSLLATFVLLLMLSMRELTVPLFLYTTDTRLLSIVIFDAYENGQFALAAAIGVIYTLIIGALAVVSQLLDRK, encoded by the coding sequence ATGGTACAGACTCCACATCCCACACGCCGGTCCCTGACTCCCTCGAACCTGTTGTCCCTCGGTGTGATCGCCGCGCTCATCGTGCTAATCGGCTTTCCGATCGCGCTGGTCATCTTTGCGGCTGTCACTGACGTCCTTCCACGGCCGGGCAACCTGAGCCTGGAGAATCTGAGCACGGACTCACTGTCCTCTCTCTTCTCTGCGGCCACCGCGTCGGCCGCGACGAACTCCTTCATCGCGGCCACCACCTCAGCGCTGCTCTCCCTGTTCCTCGGTGTCGGACTGGCGCTGCTGGCCGCCAGGACGAATGTCCGCTTCCGCCGGTTCGTCTTCCTCGCCGGACTCGCTCCGATGTTCATGCCCGCCTTCGTCGCTGCCCTCGCCTGGTCTGTGCTAGCCGGGCCCACCGGGTTGGCTAATGCGCTGCTCAGAGATCTTGGAGCGGAGCCGTTCGTCAACATCTACTCCTTCCCGGGCTTCATCTTCATCCTGGGGGTCTACAACTCTCCGTATGTCTTCCTGATGGTCTATTCGGCCCTGCGGCTGATGAACACGGACCTGGAAGATGCCGCTGTTATCCACGGCGCTCCTATCCAGACCGCAATCCGCAAGGTCACGCTCTCATTGATGACGCCCGCTATCCTGGGCTCCACTCTCCTGGCGTTCACGATCTCCATCGAGAACTTCCCAGTAGCGCAGTTCATCGCCCGGCCCGGCGGCGTTGACACGCTGCCGACCCTGATCTACCGCTACATGAGCATGTCGCCCTCTCGGGGCAACGATGCCGCCGCCATTGCGATCGTCCTCGTCCTGGCCGTCGCGCTGGTGGTCCTGCTGCAGCGCTGGTATTTGGCGAGGAAGGACTTTGCAACGGTCTCCGGAAAGGGGAGCAAGTCCAAACTGGTTAGTCTTGGAAAGTGGCGGACTCCCGCGCTGCTCGCCGCGATGCTCTACTTCCTGGTGTCCGTCGTGCTTCCCGTGCTCAGCCTGATCGTCATCGCCACGTATTCCTCACCGTACATCCAGACCATCTCCGGTATGGCAGAGGCAGGAAGCTTCAGTATGGATCGCTTCACCGGCGTCTTCGAAGACCGCCAGATCAGGAGCGCCATCGGCAACTCGATCACTGTCTCGCTGCTGGTCGCGGTCATCGGCACGGCATTCTGCTTCTTGTGCTCGTACCTGACCTATCGGACCAAGGCTCCGGCGCGGAGGTGGATCGAATATCTGGCGATGACGCCGCTCGCGGTCCCGGCGATCGTGCTGGGTATGGGTCTGCTCTGGACGTGGTTGATCCTTCCTCTGCCCGTCTACGGCACCATCGCTCTTCTGGTCATCGCCTTCATCGCGAGCCTTCTGCCCCAAGGGTTCCGTGGATCCAGCGCCTCGATCCTGCAGTTCAACTCCGACCTGGAGGATGCGGCGGTCATGCACGGAGCAGGCCGAACCAAGGCGGTGGTGACCATCACCGCACCTCTGCTGAGGACTTCTCTACTGGCGACGTTCGTCCTGTTGCTGATGCTCAGCATGCGCGAACTGACCGTTCCGCTGTTCCTCTACACCACCGACACGCGGCTGCTCTCGATCGTCATCTTCGACGCGTACGAGAACGGGCAGTTCGCCCTGGCAGCCGCTATCGGAGTCATCTACACGCTGATCATCGGCGCGCTCGCCGTCGTCTCCCAGCTCTTGGACCGCAAATAA